A stretch of Comamonadaceae bacterium M7527 DNA encodes these proteins:
- the nrdR gene encoding transcriptional regulator NrdR: MKCPFCANLDTQVVETRIGEDAALIRRRRRCNACDKRFTTYERPEVNFPAVIKKDGRRVEFTRNKLQGSFALAVRKRPVSADIIAAAIERIEEKLLGLGVREIASDKIGALVMRELKKLDKVAYVRFASVYRNFEDVDDFTALVDEVRK, translated from the coding sequence ATGAAGTGCCCGTTTTGCGCCAACCTCGACACGCAAGTGGTCGAGACCCGCATTGGCGAAGACGCGGCACTGATTCGCAGGCGCAGGCGTTGCAATGCCTGCGACAAACGCTTCACCACCTACGAGCGCCCGGAAGTCAACTTTCCGGCTGTGATCAAAAAGGATGGCCGCCGCGTAGAGTTCACCCGTAACAAGTTGCAAGGCTCTTTTGCCTTGGCGGTACGCAAGCGCCCTGTTAGCGCCGACATCATCGCCGCAGCCATTGAGCGCATTGAAGAAAAGCTGCTAGGCCTTGGCGTGCGCGAGATTGCATCCGACAAAATCGGCGCGCTGGTCATGCGTGAACTCAAGAAGCTGGACAAGGTTGCCTATGTGCGTTTTGCCAGTGTGTACCGTAACTTTGAAGACGTGGACGACTTCACGGCCTTGGTAGATGAGGTCAGAAAATAA
- a CDS encoding GspH/FimT family pseudopilin — translation MSCKHVPTYSRAHAAWGFTLLELLISLGVVAVLASVAVPTLVHMRTQQRINAAANSMRDSIVLAKSQALRLGQTVIIAPAGCVPASSANLSDILVPPAVSATPNSAWRCGWVVVSDVNHNNQVDVNDALLRHVSGIKGVVIANNVRNEQLRVAPSGVVSPMQSLQFCPDTNAQWVNYARKLVVAISGRIRSDSLRDGKGCAAS, via the coding sequence ATGTCTTGCAAGCATGTCCCAACGTACTCACGCGCACACGCTGCGTGGGGTTTCACCCTGTTAGAGCTGTTGATCAGCCTGGGCGTGGTGGCAGTACTGGCCAGCGTGGCCGTACCAACATTGGTGCACATGCGCACCCAGCAGCGCATCAATGCAGCAGCCAACAGCATGCGCGACAGCATTGTCCTGGCCAAATCACAGGCGTTGCGCCTTGGTCAAACCGTCATCATTGCCCCAGCTGGCTGCGTGCCTGCCAGCAGTGCCAACTTGTCGGACATACTTGTGCCGCCAGCTGTCAGCGCCACACCGAACTCGGCATGGCGATGCGGCTGGGTGGTGGTGTCCGACGTGAACCACAACAACCAGGTCGACGTCAACGACGCGTTGCTGCGCCACGTCAGCGGCATAAAGGGTGTGGTGATCGCCAACAACGTGCGCAACGAGCAGCTGCGCGTTGCGCCCAGCGGGGTTGTATCGCCCATGCAAAGCCTGCAGTTTTGCCCAGATACCAACGCACAATGGGTGAACTACGCCCGCAAACTGGTGGTCGCAATCAGTGGGCGTATCCGCAGCGACAGCCTACGAGATGGCAAGGGCTGCGCCGCCTCGTAG